One genomic region from Muriicola soli encodes:
- a CDS encoding DUF3291 domain-containing protein encodes MNYYFAQVNIAKSKYPLEDTRMADFVNNTARINAIAEKSPGFVWRWVEEPNSGVSEIFGDPALVVNMSIWESRETLMEFTYQSPHVEIYKRKNEWFDKLNSAHMVCFFTQKREISLSEAKKRLDHLNTMGETPIAFTFKSSFSPGDVEPFLANKTDGL; translated from the coding sequence ATGAATTACTACTTCGCTCAAGTCAATATCGCTAAATCAAAATACCCTCTCGAGGATACACGAATGGCCGACTTTGTCAATAATACGGCCCGTATTAACGCTATAGCTGAAAAGAGTCCCGGGTTCGTCTGGCGCTGGGTAGAGGAGCCCAATAGCGGAGTATCTGAAATTTTTGGAGATCCGGCTTTGGTGGTAAATATGTCGATATGGGAATCTCGTGAAACTTTAATGGAGTTTACCTATCAAAGTCCTCACGTGGAGATCTATAAACGTAAAAATGAATGGTTTGATAAGTTAAATTCCGCTCATATGGTATGCTTTTTCACACAAAAAAGAGAAATCTCTCTTTCTGAGGCCAAGAAGCGACTCGACCATCTCAATACAATGGGTGAAACTCCAATTGCCTTTACTTTTAAATCCTCATTCAGTCCGGGCGACGTGGAGCCTTTCCTTGCAAACAAGACGGACGGTCTATGA
- a CDS encoding SixA phosphatase family protein: protein MKHLIMVRHGKSSWELGVEDRDRPLKERGVNDAHKVSRHFGSYSIVPDMVYSSPAIRALHTCVIFLRTLKIPYHKFSLSDRLYVFSGNELIDFLRDLPDSKDKIMVFGHNHAFTDMVNELGDVHIDNVPTTGLVHLSFNIKQWRDIGGGKTERVLIPKELKI, encoded by the coding sequence ATGAAGCATCTGATAATGGTAAGGCACGGCAAGTCCTCCTGGGAATTGGGTGTAGAAGATCGTGACAGGCCACTGAAGGAAAGAGGTGTGAATGATGCGCATAAGGTATCACGTCATTTTGGATCTTACTCCATTGTGCCTGATATGGTTTATTCAAGTCCGGCTATTCGGGCACTTCATACCTGCGTAATTTTTTTAAGGACCCTGAAGATCCCATATCATAAATTTAGCCTTTCAGACCGCCTGTATGTTTTTTCAGGAAACGAATTGATTGATTTTTTAAGGGATCTTCCCGATTCAAAGGACAAGATCATGGTCTTCGGTCATAATCACGCATTTACGGATATGGTCAACGAATTAGGAGATGTACACATAGATAATGTGCCAACCACCGGACTTGTCCATCTCTCATTCAATATCAAGCAGTGGAGGGATATAGGAGGAGGAAAGACCGAAAGAGTGTTGATTCCCAAAGAGCTTAAAATATGA
- a CDS encoding LysM peptidoglycan-binding domain-containing protein: MSVKDKYQGVLTLGEKLGIADGKVSEENGVLKVKGEAKTQYEKNLLWDKIKEIGGDNPSDIKANITVADEDVYHRHVVKSGESLSKIAKHYYGDPMKYKQIFSANTDILKNPDVIHPDQVLVIPKI; encoded by the coding sequence ATGAGCGTAAAAGACAAGTACCAGGGAGTTCTTACCCTAGGAGAAAAATTGGGGATCGCAGACGGGAAAGTAAGCGAGGAAAATGGAGTGTTAAAGGTTAAAGGAGAAGCCAAAACACAGTATGAAAAAAACCTCTTATGGGATAAGATAAAAGAAATAGGGGGAGACAACCCTTCTGATATTAAGGCTAATATAACCGTAGCAGATGAGGACGTTTATCACAGACACGTAGTGAAGAGCGGTGAATCTTTAAGTAAAATTGCCAAACATTATTACGGGGACCCTATGAAGTATAAGCAGATTTTTTCTGCTAACACCGATATTTTAAAAAATCCGGATGTAATCCATCCCGATCAGGTGTTGGTGATCCCAAAAATATAA
- the cmk gene encoding (d)CMP kinase has product MKRIIIAIDGYSSTGKSTMAKQLAKALDYIYVDTGAMYRAITLFAIENDLIGPAGFKKSTLIGELPNLNLEFKYNASLGFSEMYLNGRHVEKEIRTLEVSQFVSQVSVVPEVREKMVALQKAMGKNKGLVMDGRDIGTVVFPEAELKIFMTASPDIRATRRYKELLDRGADISFEEVLENVQARDYIDSHRKFSPLKKAEDAVVLDNSKLNQDEQFKRALALAEEKIKE; this is encoded by the coding sequence ATGAAAAGAATAATCATCGCCATTGACGGGTATTCTTCCACAGGGAAGAGTACAATGGCGAAACAGTTGGCGAAAGCCCTGGATTATATTTATGTGGATACCGGGGCCATGTACCGGGCCATAACCCTTTTTGCCATTGAAAATGACCTTATCGGGCCTGCAGGATTCAAGAAAAGTACCTTAATCGGCGAACTTCCCAATTTAAATCTGGAATTTAAGTACAATGCATCTCTTGGATTTTCAGAGATGTATCTCAATGGGAGACATGTAGAAAAGGAGATCCGCACGCTTGAAGTTTCCCAATTCGTAAGTCAGGTTTCTGTGGTTCCCGAAGTTCGAGAGAAAATGGTGGCTTTGCAAAAGGCGATGGGAAAAAACAAAGGTCTGGTAATGGATGGTCGCGATATAGGAACTGTGGTTTTTCCGGAAGCCGAGTTGAAGATATTTATGACGGCCTCCCCCGACATAAGGGCAACGAGACGGTACAAGGAATTGCTGGACAGGGGGGCAGATATAAGTTTTGAGGAAGTCCTTGAAAATGTACAGGCACGGGATTATATCGATTCGCATAGAAAGTTTTCTCCTTTAAAAAAAGCAGAGGATGCGGTAGTACTGGACAATTCTAAACTGAATCAGGACGAGCAGTTTAAACGCGCGCTAGCTCTGGCGGAAGAGAAAATTAAGGAGTAA
- the rpsA gene encoding 30S ribosomal protein S1, translating into MAEKKATSEETQVAEVVQEEKVETPKQDPKEFLENFDWDKYEEGIERVDDSKLEEFEKLVAENFVDTADEEVVEGTVTHLTDREAIIDINAKSEGVISLNEFRYNPGLKVGDKVEVLIDIREDKSGQLVLSHRKARTIKAWERVNSAHDKEEVVTGFVKCRTKGGMIVDVFGIEAFLPGSQIDVKPIRDYDQYVGKTMEFKVVKINHEFKNVVVSHKALIEADIEEQKKEIISQLEKGQVLEGIVKNITSYGVFIDLGGVDGLVHITDLSWSRINHPNEVVDLDQKLNVVILDFDDNKSRIQLGLKQLEKHPWEALGDEFKVGDKVKGKVVVIADYGAFLEVAEGVEGLIHVSEMSWSTHLRSAQDFVNVGDELEAVVLTLDREDRKMSLGIKQLTPDPWTDITSKYPVGSRHKGIVRNFTNFGVFVELEEGIDGLIYISDLSWTKKIKHPSEFVTVGDTLEVEVLELDVEGRKLSLGHKQTTDNPWDKYEKEFAVGTVHKSAITEIVDKGAVIDFNKDITAFVPQRHMEKEDGKKLGKGEEAEFKIIEFNKEFKRVVASHTAIFREEEQRNVKAARKKAAAQADESKPTLGDANEQLQALKDKMEGKK; encoded by the coding sequence ATGGCTGAAAAAAAAGCAACATCAGAAGAAACTCAGGTAGCTGAGGTCGTTCAGGAAGAAAAAGTAGAGACTCCCAAACAAGATCCCAAGGAATTCCTTGAAAACTTTGACTGGGACAAGTATGAAGAAGGTATTGAACGAGTAGACGATTCCAAATTAGAGGAATTTGAAAAACTAGTAGCAGAGAATTTTGTAGATACGGCAGATGAGGAAGTAGTAGAAGGGACCGTAACACACCTTACAGACAGGGAAGCGATCATCGATATCAACGCTAAGTCTGAAGGAGTTATATCCCTTAATGAATTTCGATACAATCCCGGCCTTAAGGTTGGTGACAAGGTTGAAGTTCTCATCGACATTCGCGAAGACAAAAGCGGACAGTTGGTGCTTTCACACAGAAAAGCTCGTACGATAAAGGCGTGGGAACGCGTAAATTCAGCTCACGACAAGGAAGAAGTAGTAACCGGTTTTGTAAAGTGCAGAACAAAAGGAGGAATGATCGTCGATGTCTTCGGAATCGAGGCGTTCTTGCCAGGTTCTCAGATCGATGTGAAACCTATTCGCGATTACGATCAGTATGTAGGTAAGACCATGGAATTCAAGGTGGTGAAAATCAACCATGAATTTAAGAACGTCGTAGTTTCTCATAAAGCGCTTATCGAAGCGGATATTGAAGAACAGAAGAAAGAGATCATCAGTCAGCTCGAAAAAGGTCAGGTCCTTGAAGGTATTGTAAAAAATATCACTTCCTACGGAGTCTTTATTGACTTAGGTGGGGTAGACGGACTTGTACACATCACAGACCTGTCATGGAGCAGGATCAATCACCCGAATGAGGTGGTAGACCTGGATCAGAAACTCAATGTGGTTATTCTTGATTTTGACGATAACAAGTCGAGAATCCAATTAGGGTTAAAACAATTGGAAAAACATCCATGGGAAGCCCTTGGGGATGAATTTAAAGTTGGAGATAAGGTCAAAGGAAAAGTGGTCGTTATAGCTGATTACGGTGCCTTTTTAGAAGTTGCAGAAGGTGTGGAAGGACTTATCCACGTTTCTGAAATGTCATGGTCTACGCATCTCAGGTCTGCTCAGGACTTTGTAAATGTAGGAGACGAACTGGAGGCTGTAGTGCTGACTCTCGACAGAGAAGACAGAAAAATGTCGCTTGGGATCAAACAACTGACCCCAGATCCATGGACTGATATCACTTCTAAATATCCTGTAGGATCAAGGCATAAAGGAATTGTAAGGAACTTTACCAACTTTGGTGTCTTTGTTGAACTGGAAGAAGGAATTGACGGTTTAATCTACATTTCTGACCTCTCCTGGACCAAGAAGATAAAGCATCCTTCAGAATTTGTAACTGTTGGAGATACCTTGGAAGTAGAAGTTCTGGAATTAGACGTGGAAGGACGTAAATTAAGTCTTGGCCATAAGCAGACTACAGACAACCCTTGGGATAAGTACGAGAAGGAATTTGCAGTTGGAACTGTTCACAAATCAGCAATCACTGAGATTGTAGACAAAGGTGCAGTAATTGATTTTAACAAGGATATCACCGCATTCGTTCCCCAGAGACATATGGAGAAAGAGGATGGGAAAAAGCTTGGCAAAGGTGAGGAAGCCGAATTTAAAATCATTGAATTCAACAAGGAATTCAAAAGAGTAGTCGCCAGTCATACCGCTATCTTCAGGGAAGAAGAGCAGCGAAATGTAAAAGCAGCACGCAAAAAAGCTGCGGCACAGGCTGACGAATCAAAACCGACACTAGGAGACGCCAACGAGCAATTGCAGGCGCTTAAAGATAAAATGGAAGGGAAAAAGTAA
- the lon gene encoding endopeptidase La, protein MGDAKFIQFDNMSLQDINDESELIPLLTPEDEEEMRNEVLPETLPILPLRNTVLFPGVVIPITAGRDKSINLIKYANKGSKAIGVVSQKDEETEDPGVKDINTMGTVARILRVLQMPDGNTTVIIQGKKRFEIAEVLTEKPYMTATIREVSEEDVDQKGEEFLAIIDSIKDIALKIIQDNPNIPSEASFAIKNINSNSFLINFVSSNLNLSVKEKQTLLEIGNLKDRALATLKHMNVELQKLALQKDIQSKVRSDLDQQQREYFLHQQMKTIQEELGGASYDEEIEEMRLKAKKKKWSEKVSTHFEKELAKMQRMNPQVAEYSIQRNYLDLFLELPWEEFSKDKFDLKRAQKILDRDHYGLEDVKRRIIEYLAVLKLRNDMKSPILCLYGPPGVGKTSLGKSVAEALGRQYVRMSLGGLRDEAEIRGHRKTYIGAMPGRIIQSIKKAGTSNPVFILDEIDKLSSSYQGDPSSAMLEVLDPEQNNEFHDNFLEMGYDLSRVMFIATANNLSSIQPALRDRMEIINVTGYTIEEKVEIAKRHLLPKQLKEHGLKAKDLRIGKRQLEKIVEGYTRESGVRTLEKQIAKMVRYAAKSIAIEEEYQVKVTNEVVEEVLGPPRLERDKYENNEVAGVVTGLAWTSVGGDILFIESILSKGKGQLNITGNLGKVMKESATIAMEYIKSNADKFGIDADVFDKYNVHIHVPEGATPKDGPSAGITMLTSLVSLFTQKKVKKSTAMTGEITLRGKVLPVGGIKEKILAAKRARIKDIILCEDNRKDILEIKEEYLKGLRFHYVTDMSEVIDLAITNQKVRNAKKL, encoded by the coding sequence ATGGGAGACGCAAAATTTATACAATTTGACAATATGTCGTTGCAGGATATTAATGACGAATCTGAATTAATACCTCTTTTAACTCCGGAGGATGAGGAGGAAATGAGGAATGAGGTACTTCCCGAGACCCTTCCCATTCTACCTTTGAGAAATACGGTATTATTTCCGGGTGTGGTAATACCAATAACTGCCGGACGTGATAAATCCATCAACCTTATTAAATACGCCAACAAAGGATCAAAAGCCATTGGGGTAGTATCACAGAAAGATGAGGAAACTGAAGATCCCGGGGTAAAAGATATCAATACCATGGGTACGGTAGCACGGATACTCAGGGTTTTACAAATGCCCGACGGGAATACTACAGTTATCATTCAGGGTAAAAAGCGATTTGAAATTGCTGAAGTCCTAACGGAGAAACCCTATATGACAGCGACTATCAGGGAAGTGAGTGAAGAGGATGTAGATCAGAAGGGAGAGGAGTTCCTGGCTATAATTGATTCAATTAAAGATATAGCACTAAAGATTATTCAGGACAATCCGAATATTCCCAGTGAGGCCTCCTTTGCAATCAAGAACATAAACAGTAATTCTTTCCTGATCAATTTTGTTTCTTCAAATCTCAACCTCAGTGTGAAGGAGAAACAAACCCTTCTTGAAATTGGCAATCTGAAGGATCGGGCTCTTGCTACGCTTAAGCATATGAATGTTGAGCTTCAGAAGCTCGCCTTGCAAAAAGACATACAGTCTAAAGTGAGAAGCGACCTCGACCAGCAACAGCGTGAATATTTCCTGCATCAGCAGATGAAGACCATTCAGGAAGAACTAGGTGGTGCTTCCTACGATGAGGAGATCGAAGAAATGCGCCTCAAAGCCAAAAAGAAAAAATGGAGTGAGAAGGTGAGTACCCATTTTGAGAAAGAACTGGCCAAGATGCAGCGTATGAATCCGCAGGTAGCAGAGTACAGTATTCAAAGAAATTACCTCGACCTGTTTTTGGAACTGCCCTGGGAAGAATTTTCCAAGGATAAATTTGATCTTAAAAGGGCCCAAAAGATCCTGGATCGCGACCATTACGGCCTGGAAGACGTTAAACGAAGAATTATTGAATACCTGGCAGTATTGAAGTTGAGGAATGACATGAAATCTCCTATCCTTTGTCTGTACGGACCTCCCGGGGTTGGTAAAACCTCTTTGGGGAAGTCGGTAGCCGAAGCCCTGGGTAGGCAATACGTAAGGATGTCGCTCGGTGGATTGCGCGATGAAGCAGAGATAAGGGGTCACCGTAAAACGTATATAGGGGCGATGCCCGGCAGGATCATACAGAGTATTAAAAAGGCAGGAACTTCTAACCCGGTCTTTATTCTTGATGAGATCGACAAATTATCGAGCAGTTACCAGGGAGATCCATCATCGGCTATGCTTGAGGTTCTCGATCCTGAACAGAACAATGAATTCCACGATAATTTCCTGGAAATGGGCTATGACCTCTCCAGGGTGATGTTTATAGCAACAGCCAACAATCTTTCATCCATTCAGCCCGCCCTAAGGGACAGAATGGAGATCATAAACGTCACGGGATACACCATTGAGGAAAAAGTAGAAATCGCAAAAAGGCATCTTTTGCCCAAGCAACTTAAAGAGCATGGTTTAAAGGCGAAGGACCTGCGAATTGGTAAACGACAACTCGAGAAGATTGTAGAAGGATATACGCGTGAATCCGGGGTAAGAACCCTGGAGAAACAAATCGCTAAAATGGTTCGGTACGCTGCCAAATCAATAGCCATAGAGGAAGAGTACCAGGTAAAAGTGACTAACGAAGTGGTTGAGGAAGTTTTAGGCCCCCCGAGACTCGAACGTGATAAATATGAGAATAATGAAGTTGCCGGAGTTGTAACCGGACTCGCATGGACCAGTGTTGGGGGAGATATACTGTTTATCGAGTCGATCCTGTCTAAAGGAAAAGGTCAGCTCAATATTACCGGAAATCTCGGGAAGGTAATGAAGGAATCGGCCACCATTGCCATGGAATACATCAAATCAAATGCAGATAAATTTGGGATAGACGCCGATGTGTTCGACAAATACAATGTGCATATTCACGTTCCTGAAGGGGCTACCCCCAAAGACGGGCCAAGTGCCGGAATTACTATGCTGACATCTCTGGTTTCCCTCTTTACTCAAAAGAAAGTAAAGAAAAGTACGGCGATGACCGGGGAAATTACCCTCAGGGGCAAGGTCTTGCCTGTTGGAGGGATTAAGGAGAAGATTCTGGCGGCCAAACGAGCGCGCATCAAGGACATCATTCTATGTGAAGACAACAGAAAGGATATATTGGAGATCAAGGAAGAATACCTGAAAGGTCTCAGATTTCATTATGTTACCGATATGAGTGAAGTCATCGACCTGGCAATTACCAATCAAAAGGTGAGAAACGCCAAGAAATTATAG
- a CDS encoding ribonuclease Z, whose amino-acid sequence MIFDKEGNRTIVYQEGISLLVFVENLNKAYEKIKNDHIVVNLFSFDKLTSNDLLEFLEISRAHKKMKKSFVLVTDKVDYEDVPEEISLAPTLQEAMDIIEMEDIERDLDL is encoded by the coding sequence ATGATTTTTGATAAGGAAGGCAACAGGACCATTGTTTATCAGGAGGGTATCAGCTTATTGGTATTTGTTGAGAATCTCAATAAGGCCTACGAAAAAATAAAAAACGATCATATTGTGGTGAATTTGTTCTCTTTTGACAAACTCACTTCAAATGATCTTCTCGAATTTCTGGAAATTTCCAGAGCCCATAAAAAGATGAAGAAATCTTTTGTCCTGGTCACTGATAAAGTGGACTACGAAGACGTACCTGAAGAAATAAGCCTGGCACCTACTCTACAGGAAGCCATGGATATCATTGAGATGGAGGATATTGAACGGGATCTTGATCTTTGA
- a CDS encoding RNA polymerase sigma factor encodes MSQVGEHTETLLQLCLKGDQRAQMEIYKRYYKAMYNTALRIVKDSAEAEDVMQESFLNAFTKLHTFKGNVAFGAWLKRIVINKSLVSYRTRKKKNEVSLNETLYKVRDNDVSEAVDVDTEQLAQQVLTTMKSLKDNYRISLTLHLIEGYDYEEICGLMDISYANCRTMISRAKESLRKKLDPVRS; translated from the coding sequence TTGAGCCAAGTAGGAGAACATACTGAGACCTTATTGCAATTGTGTCTGAAGGGAGACCAACGGGCACAGATGGAGATCTATAAAAGATATTACAAAGCGATGTATAATACGGCATTGAGAATAGTAAAAGACAGCGCAGAAGCGGAAGATGTTATGCAGGAATCGTTTCTAAACGCCTTTACAAAGCTCCATACTTTTAAAGGTAATGTGGCCTTCGGGGCATGGCTCAAGCGAATTGTCATTAACAAAAGCCTGGTGAGCTACCGGACGCGTAAGAAGAAGAATGAAGTATCCCTTAATGAAACACTTTACAAGGTCAGGGATAATGATGTATCTGAGGCGGTTGATGTTGATACAGAACAATTGGCTCAACAAGTTTTGACAACGATGAAATCGCTAAAAGACAATTACAGAATTTCTCTGACCTTACATTTAATTGAAGGATATGATTATGAAGAGATTTGCGGTCTGATGGATATAAGTTATGCCAATTGCAGAACCATGATCTCAAGAGCAAAAGAAAGTTTACGTAAAAAATTGGATCCCGTTAGATCATGA
- the pdxH gene encoding pyridoxamine 5'-phosphate oxidase, which yields MKKDLSEYRKAYEKSALLESTVSDSPMELFQKWFHEVEKSGTSDEPNAMTVSTLGLDGFPKSRVVLLKRFTYEGFIFYTNYLSEKGKAIEKNPKVCLSFFWPGMERQVIIKGTAKKIPENMSDGYFESRPTGSKLGAIVSEQSEVIPSRDTLEEKLRELEKEYEQKEIPRPDYWGGYLVSPVSVEFWQGRPNRLHDRLRYTLEKDYRWSLDRLAP from the coding sequence ATTAAAAAGGACTTGAGTGAATACCGCAAGGCATATGAAAAAAGTGCCCTGCTTGAATCTACGGTATCGGACAGCCCGATGGAACTATTTCAAAAGTGGTTTCACGAAGTTGAGAAATCAGGGACTTCTGATGAGCCCAATGCTATGACGGTCTCCACGCTGGGATTGGATGGATTTCCCAAAAGCAGAGTTGTGCTGCTCAAAAGATTTACTTATGAAGGATTTATTTTCTACACGAATTACCTAAGTGAAAAAGGGAAGGCTATTGAAAAAAATCCGAAGGTCTGTCTTTCGTTTTTCTGGCCGGGAATGGAACGGCAGGTGATTATCAAAGGAACTGCAAAAAAGATTCCCGAAAATATGTCTGATGGATATTTTGAATCCAGGCCTACAGGGAGTAAATTAGGAGCTATTGTCTCAGAACAGAGTGAAGTCATTCCTTCAAGGGATACGCTGGAAGAAAAACTTAGAGAACTCGAAAAGGAATACGAACAGAAGGAAATACCACGGCCCGACTATTGGGGAGGGTATTTGGTATCACCTGTTTCTGTAGAATTCTGGCAAGGAAGGCCAAACCGCTTACACGATCGTTTGAGATACACCCTTGAAAAGGACTATCGCTGGAGCCTGGATAGGCTGGCACCTTAG
- a CDS encoding ribonuclease Z, producing the protein MKLHILGCHAATPSMKGNPTSQILEIRNSVFLIDCAEGTQVLLRQHKIKFNRINHIFISHLHGDHFFGLPGLISTFQLLGREKELHIYGPSGLKEVILALLRVGNSWTNYSLVFHELQKSTSELIFENDKLQVRTIPLNHRIYTNGFLFSEKPKERKLNIAAVAKYKVDKAFFKNIKGGKDVLLDSGELIPNSLLSSDPPSPKSYAYCSDTAFDLSIVPLIKGVDLLYHEATFLSNEAQLATRTKHSTAVEAARIAKEAGVKGLLLGHFSTRYKNKKAFIDEASAIFSEVALAEDGMILEI; encoded by the coding sequence ATGAAACTCCACATCCTGGGGTGCCATGCTGCAACCCCCTCAATGAAGGGCAATCCCACTTCTCAGATTCTGGAGATCCGTAATTCCGTTTTTTTGATCGATTGCGCGGAAGGTACACAGGTTTTACTGAGACAACACAAGATCAAGTTTAACAGAATCAACCACATCTTTATCTCCCATCTCCATGGCGATCATTTCTTTGGCCTTCCGGGGTTAATATCTACTTTTCAATTGCTCGGGAGAGAGAAAGAACTCCATATTTATGGTCCTTCCGGATTAAAAGAAGTCATTTTGGCACTATTGAGGGTGGGCAATTCATGGACCAACTACTCCCTGGTATTTCACGAGTTACAAAAAAGTACTTCGGAATTGATTTTCGAAAATGATAAGCTGCAGGTAAGGACCATTCCTTTGAATCACAGAATTTATACAAATGGATTCCTCTTTTCAGAAAAGCCCAAGGAGAGAAAACTCAATATTGCGGCCGTAGCAAAGTACAAGGTAGACAAGGCATTTTTTAAAAACATTAAGGGCGGCAAGGACGTTCTTCTCGATTCAGGGGAGCTGATCCCGAATTCACTTTTAAGTTCCGATCCTCCTTCACCAAAATCATACGCTTACTGCAGCGATACAGCTTTCGACCTTTCTATTGTGCCCTTAATTAAGGGTGTAGATTTGCTTTATCACGAAGCCACTTTCCTTTCCAATGAGGCTCAACTTGCAACCAGGACCAAGCATTCTACCGCCGTGGAGGCTGCCAGAATTGCCAAAGAGGCAGGGGTAAAAGGTTTGCTGCTGGGACACTTCTCAACGCGTTATAAAAATAAGAAGGCATTCATCGATGAAGCATCTGCTATTTTTTCTGAGGTTGCCCTTGCTGAGGATGGAATGATCCTTGAGATTTAG
- a CDS encoding aspartate carbamoyltransferase catalytic subunit, whose product MPALSVRHLLGIKYLNEQDIQLIFETADQFKEVINRSIKKVPSLRDITIANIFFENSTRTKLSFELAEKRLSADVLNFSASQSSVKKGETLIDTVNNILSMKVDMVVMRHPNPGAGIFLSKHVNASIINAGDGAHEHPTQALLDSYSIRERLGDVAGKKVIIVGDILHSRVALSNIFALKLQGAKVKVCGPKTLIPKHIESLGVEVEPNLRKALAWCDVANMLRVQNERMEMSYFPTTREYTQQYGINKEILESLDKEIVIMHPGPINRGVEITSDVADSSQSIILHQVENGVAIRMAVIYLLASQLN is encoded by the coding sequence ATGCCGGCATTAAGCGTAAGACATTTACTGGGGATAAAATATCTGAATGAGCAGGATATTCAACTCATTTTTGAAACGGCAGATCAATTTAAGGAGGTCATTAACCGATCCATCAAAAAGGTACCATCTCTCCGTGACATTACCATAGCTAATATATTTTTTGAGAATAGTACCAGAACCAAATTGAGCTTTGAACTGGCAGAAAAACGTTTGTCTGCCGACGTATTGAATTTCTCCGCCTCTCAGTCGTCTGTAAAAAAGGGGGAAACCCTGATAGATACCGTAAATAATATCCTTTCCATGAAGGTAGATATGGTGGTTATGCGACATCCCAATCCGGGAGCCGGGATATTCCTATCTAAGCATGTAAATGCATCAATCATCAACGCCGGCGACGGGGCTCATGAACATCCCACCCAAGCGTTGCTCGATTCCTATTCGATCAGGGAAAGACTGGGAGATGTGGCAGGAAAGAAGGTGATCATTGTTGGGGACATCCTGCATTCCAGGGTAGCGCTCTCCAATATTTTCGCTCTGAAACTTCAGGGAGCTAAAGTAAAAGTATGTGGCCCCAAGACCTTAATTCCTAAACATATAGAAAGCCTTGGTGTAGAAGTTGAACCCAACTTGAGAAAGGCGTTAGCCTGGTGCGATGTGGCCAATATGCTCAGGGTACAGAATGAGCGGATGGAAATGAGTTACTTCCCTACAACCCGGGAGTACACTCAGCAATACGGAATCAACAAAGAAATACTGGAAAGCCTCGATAAGGAAATCGTTATTATGCACCCCGGGCCAATAAACAGGGGGGTTGAAATCACCAGTGATGTAGCAGATTCGTCCCAGTCCATTATCCTGCACCAGGTGGAAAACGGTGTTGCTATTCGCATGGCTGTAATTTATTTATTAGCTTCCCAGTTAAACTAA
- the pyrR gene encoding bifunctional pyr operon transcriptional regulator/uracil phosphoribosyltransferase PyrR, giving the protein MSQKVLLSSKEIHIILHRLACQLLENHLDFTDTVLIGIQPRGSFLAKRLAKLLKEEYQVKEIKLGLLDITFFRDDFRRGEKPLEASTTSVDFLVEDKKVVLIDDVLYTGRSIRAALTAIQSFGRPNEIELLTLIDRRFSRHLPIQPNYRGRQVDAINEEKVKVLWKENEGKDVVYLVNR; this is encoded by the coding sequence ATGAGTCAAAAAGTACTTCTTTCCTCAAAAGAAATCCACATTATTTTACATCGCCTGGCGTGCCAACTTTTAGAAAACCACTTAGATTTTACCGATACTGTACTTATAGGGATTCAACCCAGGGGCAGCTTTCTCGCCAAACGTCTGGCGAAACTCCTCAAGGAAGAATACCAGGTAAAAGAAATTAAGTTAGGCCTTTTAGATATCACGTTTTTTAGGGATGATTTCCGCAGGGGAGAAAAACCCCTGGAAGCGAGTACCACCAGTGTAGATTTCCTGGTTGAGGACAAAAAAGTGGTCCTTATTGATGATGTGTTATACACAGGAAGGAGCATCAGGGCGGCACTTACGGCAATCCAGTCGTTTGGGAGGCCCAATGAGATTGAATTACTCACCCTAATCGACAGAAGATTTAGCAGACACCTTCCCATACAGCCCAACTACAGAGGAAGACAGGTTGATGCCATCAATGAAGAGAAAGTTAAGGTGCTGTGGAAAGAAAATGAAGGGAAAGATGTAGTCTATTTAGTTAACAGATAA